In Malania oleifera isolate guangnan ecotype guangnan chromosome 8, ASM2987363v1, whole genome shotgun sequence, a single window of DNA contains:
- the LOC131161921 gene encoding uncharacterized protein LOC131161921, with protein MIWDEWEEDAQQNHGADHNDSYFNFDFLSVVSEYKDYYKILEVDYDATEDTIRSNYIRLALKWHPDKRKDQDNTTSIFQDINEAYQVLSDPVKRREYDKGGMQHGYDYNNITDYLNRFKGLILTCNGLGIKHSVL; from the exons ATGATTTGGGACGAATGGGAAGAAGATGCCCAGCAAAATCACGGAGCCGACCACAATGACTCTTACTTCAATTTCGATTTCCTATCCGTTGTCTCCGAGTACAAG GATTACTATAAGATATTAGAAGTCGATTATGATGCAACGGAGGACACGATTCGATCCAATTACATCCGTCTTGCGCTG AAATGGCATCCAGATAAGCGGAAGGACCAAGACAACACAACTTCAATATTTCAAGATATAAACGAGGCTTATCAgg TTTTAAGCGATCCCGTCAAAAGGAGGGAATATGACAAGGGAGGGATGCAGCATGGTTATGATTACAACAATATCACA GATTACCTTAACCGTTTCAAGGGGCTTATATTAACATGCAATGGCCTTGGGATCAAGCATTCAGTATTGTAA